In Terriglobia bacterium, the genomic window CCGCCACCTGGGACTGCACCGGCGAATATTCTATGGCTAAGAAATAGAGCGACTCCTCCCCTGTGCCGCGGCAAGCCTGGGGTGCAGTTCGCCTCCCCATCAGCGCTCGCATCCGTCTCTTCTTCCCGACCTTTCTCGAATTTTCACTGCGGAGGGAAAAGCCTGCACTAGTTGCTTCTCGCCGGCACGTGCGCGACTTTCCTCGCCGGCTGCGCTTCCGATTTGCCCAGCAGCCCGCGCACTTTCTCTGCCACCATGCCGGACATCGCTCCGACCATCCTCACGGCGCGCATTCTTTCCTTCGCCGATTCCGGCGCAGCCGCGATCATGTGCTCGATCTCGTGCACCAGCTTGCTGGTCGGACCGCCCTTGGTGAGAAACGCGTCGATACACTCGCGCGGCGCTTCTTGCGGCAGCAACGGCAGCGCCGACAGCACCAGTACCGGCATTGCCGGACGCAAGTCCTTTACCGCGCGCGCCACTTCGCCGCCATCCATCCCGGGCATTTGGTAATCCACCACCACAGCATCTACTTTTTTCTTAGAACGCAACAGTTGCAGCCCTTCGCGCCCGCTGCTGGCTGTGGTCACACGGAAGTCGAACGTCTCCAGGAGGATCTTTCTGACCTTCAGGCTCTGATCGTCGTCATCAATGCAAAGGACTTCTCGTTGCCGCATATAGTCTCCTCGGCGTGGGCCCGGACAACGCGGCAGACGCCTACCAGGGGAAAGCAGTCCTCGCGGGCCGAACCACGAGAAGTGCGTGGTTACACTGCACCTGGTGGGCCAACGGGCACGGTAGTAGGTTCAATTACTTAGGCTGAGGCTGTGGAAAACTGATGGGTAGTTCCTACTCGAACATGGCAAAATCTGGCAGGTAACGGGACTGGCTTCCGCAACGTGTGGTGCCGTTGGGATTCCCTACATCCGCTCCCATCACTGATCGCCAAAGCACTCAGCATCCCGCAGCCCAGCGATGCCCCCTCACGTCGGCGCCCGCCTTGATCACTCCATGGGCGGCGTCGTACTCGACCATCGTCGGCGAACTTGGGTTCTGCCAGTCGCCCACGACGATCAGCTTGTGACCGAGGGCGCGCAGTTCCTCCAGCGTCGAGTCCGGGAAGCGGCCCTCCATCTGCAATCCCAGCGGGTTGTCGCCGTGATCGTCGAACGAGCTGTACATGGCGACGGAATTGAATCGGGCTGCCTCGACTGCTTCCTGCGGCTGCATCCCGAACTCGATTACGTCCAGGAAAATCTGCAGCAGCGTCTGGTCCTGGCTGTCGGCGCCCGGCGTCGAAAACGCCAGCCACGGCTCGCCGTTCTTGAGCGCAATCGTCGGCGTCAGCGTGATTCGCGGCCTCTTCCGCGGCCCGATCTGGTTGGGATGTCCCGGGGTGAGTACAAACGCCTGCGCGCGCTGTGTCAGCGGAATGCCGGTGTCGGCGGCCATCATCGCCGGAATCCACGCTCCACTCGGCGTTGCCGAGAACATGTTCCCGTCTTGATCGATGACGTTCACGCACGTCGTGTCCTGATGCTCCGCATTGCGGTCGCGCAGCCGCGCCCGCACGAATTCCGCCGGCGCCTCCGCCTTCATCCGCTCCGGATCGCCCACGCGATGCTCCGCCGAAGCCTGCGTCGCGCTCATCAGCGCGCGCCGCAGGTTGGCATATTCCTTGGAGATCAATTGCTCCGGAATCTTGCTAAGCTCCGGATCTCCGTAATACACATCGCGATCGGCGTACCCCAGCTTCATCGCCTCGACCACGGTGTGCACGTACCGCGTCGAATTGTGCCCCATGCCCCTGAGGTCGAATGCTTCCAGCAGGTTCAGGTTCTGCAGCAACACCGGGCCTTGGCTCCAGTAGCTGACCTTGTATACCTCCGCGCCGCGATAGGTGGTGCTCAGCGGTTGTTCCACCTTCGCCCGAAACGCCGCCAGGTCGCTTTCGCGCAACAGGCACCCGCTCTCCGCGCAGTACTGGCCGATCTTCTTCGCGATTGGCCCACGATAGAAATAGTCGCGCACCGCATCAATCGTCGCCGCGCGCCCCTGCCTTCTTGCCTTTTTCGCCGCCTTGACCATCGCTTGCAGCGTTCGCTCCAGCTCCGGCTGCGACCACACCGCGCCTTCTTCCACCGCTTTGCCATTCGGCTTGTACACCTGTTGCGACGTCGGCCACTTGCAATACGTCGGCTCGTGTTGCTGGAGCGTGCCCGCCAGCCGCTGGTCGGCGGGAAATCCTTGCGCCAGCTCGATAGCCGGTTGGATGACCTCCGCGAAACTCACCGTGCCGCATTCCTTCAGCGCAACCAGCAGGCCGTCAATCATTCCCGGCACTATCGCGCTCAACGGGCCGTACGCCGGAATGATTCCGTTCTTCCCAGCGATCATGACCGGGAACGGTCCGCGCCGCGGATCCTCCGCCGGCAGCTTGCGAAAGAACTCCGCCGTCGCCAGTGCGGGCGCCACGCCCGTGCCGTTGACCGCCACCACTGGCTTGCCTTTCAGCTTGATCAGGATTGGAACCTCTCCGCCCAGCCCGCAGCTCGCCTGCTCCACCACGGCCGCCGCGAACACCGTCGCCACACCCGCATCCACCGCGTTGCCGCCCTTCTGCAGCATGCGCATGCCCGCCTCGACCACCAGCGGATGCCCGCCAACCACCACTCCGCGCCGCCCCATCACCTGCGGCTTCAGGGTCGTCGCCGCAAAGCTGTGCGGCGTGTACTTCTCGGTCTCAGCCATTTCGACACTCCTGGGCAATCAGAAAAATCTACCACGGAGACACGGAGACAAAACAAGGAGCAAAAGGAAGTCAGGATGATTTGTCCGTTTAGCGCCGGCGACGGCTGAGCCCTTCACTTCCTGCGATCACATCGTCACATACAAACGTAGTTTCGCCGAAGCGGAGGGCCCTGAACCAATATTCAGCGGATGAATCGCCAACTTGGTGCGAATGCCGCGCAAACAGGTGAGGAAGGCCCGGCCGCACAATGATCGTCTGTTCTTCAACGAGAATTCTTGCTGAGTCGACGAACTTAGAAACACTTCCGCCGTTGTAATCGACGCTTAGGAATGCGAAGTCAGCGACATCCTCAACTGAGTTGCATATCACCGCATACTCGATACGTTTCTCTTTCCATGTATCCTCGACGCCACGAATGCTGGCACTCCGCTGCAGGAATGAGATCGCTTCCTCCCGACCGACGAGAGGCAACTCCGCAAGCTGTTTGGTGAAGCGGGCCCATGGCAATGGGAATTTCTTTTCGCGGTCCACGCTCTCTGTCCGTCCTTTGGCTTAAAATGCGATTTTCGTCAGCACCGCCAGCAGCACAAACCCGGAAATCAGTCCCAGCGAGGGCGACTTGGAATCCGACTGCGCGTGGCTCTCGGGGATAAGCTGGTCCGACGCCACAAAGATCATCGCACCCGCCGCCAGCGCCATGCCGAACGGCATCATGCCATCGAGCTTGCCCGCGAACCACACGCCCACCGCGGCCGCCAGCGGTTCGGTCAATCCCGACAGCGATGCCCACGCGATCGCCTTCGTGCGCGAGAACCCGGCAGCACGCAGCGGCATGGCCACCGCTAATCCCTCGGGGATATTCTGCAATGCAATCGCAACCGCCACGATCGCGCCCAGGCCTTTCGTCCCGCTGCCGAACGCGACGCCAATCGCCAGCCCTTCCGGCACGTGATGCAGCGTAAGCGCCGCCGCCATCAGCAGGCCCAATCGCTTGCTTCGCCCGGTAAGCTGCGGCGCGAAGTGCGGCTCCAGGTGCGGCACGGCGAGTTCCAGCAGATATACCAGCAGCGCGCCCGTCAGCAGTCCCAGCGCCGCCGGCACGATTCCACTTCGTGTTAGCGCCGGCCACAGCAGCGTGATCGATCCCGCCGCCAGCATCACGCCCGCCGAGAATCCCAGCAGCGTGTCGTACATGCGGCGCGTTATCCGGGGCAGTAGCGCGATCATTACGCCGCCCAGCCCGGTCGCCAGCCCGGCCAGCAGGCTCGCCAGCAGCGCCGCTTTCATGAATCCCAGCCCATCAAAGTCATGTTGACAATCGCGGTTGCCACACCCTTGTCTCGCCCGCTGTTGGCGAGACAGGGTGGGCAATTCCTCAACAAAAATGCCCGGCCTCGTACGCCGGGCTGACATTCGTTCTAGCCAAGAGCTAGAAGCTAACAGCTAAGAGCTAGTACGCAAACCCGTCCGGCTGGCTCACTGCCCCGACCCTCACCTGGTGATCCACGAAGACGCGCCCGGCGTGCAGCGCCTCGCCGTTCAGCTTCAGCAATTCCGGCTTCTTTACCATTTGCTCGATCACTGCCATCGCCGTTTCCGGCGACAGGCATTCCGTCTCTTCCAGCAGCGCGCCCAGCATGATCACGTTCGCCACCTTCGCCGACCCCAGCTTGTCGGCAACCTCCGACGCCGGCAGGCACATTACGCGCGCATGACTGACCGCAAAATCCTGCGGCAGACTGTCGTGGTTGTACAGGATCAGTCCCCCGGAAGCCACCGTGGGCGCAAACTTGCGCAGCGACTGCTCGTTCATCGCCACCAGCACTTCCGGATGCGCTACCAGCGGCGACCCGATGCGCTCCTTGGCGAGGCACACATGGCAATGCGCGCTCCCGCTCCGCATCTCCGGCCCGTACGATGGCAGCCAGCTCACCTCCAGGCCCTCGCGCATGCCCATCTCCGCCAGCACGATCCCCATCAGCAGCACGCCCTGCCCGCCGAACCCGGCCACCTTGATCGTGGACGGCTTGCCGTGATGATGCGGCGCGAGTCCCTGGCCCGGGGTTTCGCACAACTCCAGCGCTTCGGCGACACTCTTCTGCGGCACGTCGATTTTTGGGATCTCCACCCTGCGATCGCGAAACACGCCCAGCGGGAACTGCGGGATCATTTTCTCCGCTACCCACTTGCGCGCCTCTACCGGGTCCTTCTTCCATATGGTCGGGCACGGCGACAGAATTTCCACCAGCGAGAACCCGGCGCCGTCGCGCTGCAACTCCAGCGCCTTGCGCACCGCCTTGCGCGCCTTCATGATGTTCTTGTTGTCCGACAGCGCCACCCGTTCGATGTACACCGGCGCTTCCAGCGTCGCCAGCAGCTCCGACACGTGCAGCGGGAAGCCTTCATTCTCCGGCCGCCGTCCCCACGGGCTGGTGGTGGAGGTCTGCCCCACCATCGTCGTCGGCGCCATTTGCCCGCCGGTCATACCGTAGATCGCGTTATTAATGAAGAAGACGGTGATCTTCTCGCCGCGATTGGCCGCGTGCACGATCTCCGCCGTCCCGATCGCCGCCAGGTCGCCATCGCCCTGGTAGCTGATCACGATCTTGTCCGGGCAGGCGCGCTTGATGCCCGTCGCCGCCGCCGGCGCGCGCCCGTGCGCTGCCTGCACGTTGCCGGTGTTGAAGTAGTAGTACGCGAACACCGAGCAGCCCACCGGGCTGACAAAAATCGTCCGCTCCTGCAGCCCCAGCTCTTCGATCGCTTCGGCGATCAGCTTGTGCGCCACTCCGTGTCCGCAGCCCGGGCAGTAGTGCGTCTGGTGCTGCAGCTCGTTCTTGCGCTCGTAGCGCTCGTAAAATACCGGCGACTTCTCGTGGATAATCTCGTATTCAGCCACCCTAAGCCTCCGCCTTACCCGTGTCACACACGCGCTCTCGCGTGTGCTCAATCGCCAATGCTCTTGATTGCGGTTGCCCCACCCTTATCTCGCCTGGGTTTGGCGAGATAGGGTGGGGATCTTCTTCTCGACTCGTGTGCTCTGATTCACCGACTCCAGCCACTGGCCACTGACCACCGGCCACTGCTTCTAGACTTCCGCTCCCGCGCATTCCAGCATGCGGGCGTGCACTTCCTCCACCGACGGCACATTCCCCCCGATCCGCGAATACAACTCCACCGGGACCTTGCCGTTGATTGCCAGCCTTACGTCTTCCACCATCTGTCCGGTGCTCATCTCCACCGTCAGCACCGTCTTGCAGCGCGCCGCCGTCTCCGCCAGCGCTATCGACGGGAACGGCCACAGCGTGATCGGCCTCAATAGTCCCGCTCGCAAGCCCTGTGCCCGCGCCTCGTCCACCGCCGATCGCAGCACCCGTGACACGATCCCGTACCCGACCAGCAGGATCTCCGCGTCGTCGGTCATGTAGGTCTCATGCCGCGGCTCCAGCATCTGCGCC contains:
- a CDS encoding response regulator — protein: MRQREVLCIDDDDQSLKVRKILLETFDFRVTTASSGREGLQLLRSKKKVDAVVVDYQMPGMDGGEVARAVKDLRPAMPVLVLSALPLLPQEAPRECIDAFLTKGGPTSKLVHEIEHMIAAAPESAKERMRAVRMVGAMSGMVAEKVRGLLGKSEAQPARKVAHVPARSN
- a CDS encoding gamma-glutamyltransferase; this translates as MAETEKYTPHSFAATTLKPQVMGRRGVVVGGHPLVVEAGMRMLQKGGNAVDAGVATVFAAAVVEQASCGLGGEVPILIKLKGKPVVAVNGTGVAPALATAEFFRKLPAEDPRRGPFPVMIAGKNGIIPAYGPLSAIVPGMIDGLLVALKECGTVSFAEVIQPAIELAQGFPADQRLAGTLQQHEPTYCKWPTSQQVYKPNGKAVEEGAVWSQPELERTLQAMVKAAKKARRQGRAATIDAVRDYFYRGPIAKKIGQYCAESGCLLRESDLAAFRAKVEQPLSTTYRGAEVYKVSYWSQGPVLLQNLNLLEAFDLRGMGHNSTRYVHTVVEAMKLGYADRDVYYGDPELSKIPEQLISKEYANLRRALMSATQASAEHRVGDPERMKAEAPAEFVRARLRDRNAEHQDTTCVNVIDQDGNMFSATPSGAWIPAMMAADTGIPLTQRAQAFVLTPGHPNQIGPRKRPRITLTPTIALKNGEPWLAFSTPGADSQDQTLLQIFLDVIEFGMQPQEAVEAARFNSVAMYSSFDDHGDNPLGLQMEGRFPDSTLEELRALGHKLIVVGDWQNPSSPTMVEYDAAHGVIKAGADVRGHRWAAGC
- a CDS encoding ZIP family metal transporter; the encoded protein is MKAALLASLLAGLATGLGGVMIALLPRITRRMYDTLLGFSAGVMLAAGSITLLWPALTRSGIVPAALGLLTGALLVYLLELAVPHLEPHFAPQLTGRSKRLGLLMAAALTLHHVPEGLAIGVAFGSGTKGLGAIVAVAIALQNIPEGLAVAMPLRAAGFSRTKAIAWASLSGLTEPLAAAVGVWFAGKLDGMMPFGMALAAGAMIFVASDQLIPESHAQSDSKSPSLGLISGFVLLAVLTKIAF
- a CDS encoding 2-oxoacid:acceptor oxidoreductase family protein, producing the protein MAEYEIIHEKSPVFYERYERKNELQHQTHYCPGCGHGVAHKLIAEAIEELGLQERTIFVSPVGCSVFAYYYFNTGNVQAAHGRAPAAATGIKRACPDKIVISYQGDGDLAAIGTAEIVHAANRGEKITVFFINNAIYGMTGGQMAPTTMVGQTSTTSPWGRRPENEGFPLHVSELLATLEAPVYIERVALSDNKNIMKARKAVRKALELQRDGAGFSLVEILSPCPTIWKKDPVEARKWVAEKMIPQFPLGVFRDRRVEIPKIDVPQKSVAEALELCETPGQGLAPHHHGKPSTIKVAGFGGQGVLLMGIVLAEMGMREGLEVSWLPSYGPEMRSGSAHCHVCLAKERIGSPLVAHPEVLVAMNEQSLRKFAPTVASGGLILYNHDSLPQDFAVSHARVMCLPASEVADKLGSAKVANVIMLGALLEETECLSPETAMAVIEQMVKKPELLKLNGEALHAGRVFVDHQVRVGAVSQPDGFAY